Proteins encoded in a region of the Vicia villosa cultivar HV-30 ecotype Madison, WI linkage group LG5, Vvil1.0, whole genome shotgun sequence genome:
- the LOC131608132 gene encoding protein NDL1-like — MAESNDSVSVDMEKIYLGGKEHHIQTGCGSVSVIVYGDYDKPALITYPDLALNYMSCFQGLFFCPEAASLLLHNFCIYHISPPGHELGAAAISSDNPVPSTEDLADQIVEVLNYFRLGAVMCMGVTAGAYILTLFAMKYRERVVGLILVSPLCKAPSWTEWFYNKVMSNFLHFYGMCGLLKECLLQRYFSKEVRGNAEVPESEIVQACRKLLDERKKTNVMRFLHAINQRPDITEGLKGLNCRTLIFVGDSSPFHSEAIHMTSKLDRKFSALVEVQACGSMVTEEQPHAMLIPMEYFLMGYGLYRPCQFSSSPRSPLSPSCISPELLSPESMGLKLKPIKTRVSLDV, encoded by the exons ATGGCAGAATCAAATGATTCCGTTTCAGTTGATATGGAAAAGATCTATCTTGGTGGAAAG GAGCATCATATTCAAACTGGCTGTGGTTCTGTATCTGTTATAGTCTATGGGGATTACGACAAACCAGCTCTGATTACTTATCCAGATTTAGCGTTAAATT ATATGTCATGTTTCCAAGGATTATTTTTCTGTCCAGAGGCTGCTTCTTTGCTGCTTCATAACTTCTGCATATATCATATTAGTCCTCCTGGACACGAG TTAGGAGCCGCTGCGATTTCTTCTGATAATCCTGTCCCTTCCACTGAAGACTTGGCAGATCAAATAGTGGAGGTCCTCAACTATTTTAGGCTTGGTGCCGTGATGTGTATGGGAGTAACGGCTGGTGCTTATATTCTTACTCTTTTCGCA ATGAAATATAGAGAGCGTGTTGTCGGTTTAATACTTGTATCTCCCTTGTGCAAAGCACCTTCTTGGACGGAATGGTTTTATAACAAG GTGATGTCGAATTTTTTACATTTCTACGGCATGTGCGGTTTGCTAAAGGAGTGTTTGCTTCAGCGGTACTTCAGCAAG GAAGTTCGCGGTAATGCTGAAGTTCCAGAGTCAGAGATAGTTCAAGCGTGCAGAAAA CTTCTGGatgagagaaaaaaaacaaatgtgATGCGGTTTCTTCATGCGATCAATCA GAGGCCTGATATTACAGAAGGATTGAAAGGATTAAATTGCCGTACGCTTATTTTTGTCGGGGACAGCTCCCCTTTCCATTCCGAGGCCATCCACATGACTTCAAAACTCGATAGAAAATTTAGCGCCTTGGTTGAG GTCCAGGCTTGCGGATCAATGGTGACAGAGGAACAACCGCATGCAATGCTGATACCTATGGAATACTTTCTGATGGGGTATGGTTTATATAGGCCATGCCAGTTCAGCAGCAGCCCAAGAAGCCCTCTCAGCCCATCTTGCATCTCTCCCGAGCTTCTTTCTCCGGAAAGCATGGGATTAAAACTAAAGCCAATAAAGACGCGTGTCTCTCTCGATGTTTGA
- the LOC131603782 gene encoding uncharacterized protein LOC131603782, with protein sequence MASSLSPLQVNMELHFKNRENLLNSLRQHLSQSSLPLHGFVVLQGGDEQTRYDTDHLELFRQESYFAYLFGVKEPGFYGAIDVASGDSILFAPRLPDEYAVWMGKIKSVSHFKEHYKVTTVCFTDEIATVLQQKYQGSGKPLLFLLHGLNTDSNNFAKPAEFQGIDKFDKDLTTLHPILTECRVIKSDLEIELIQYANDISSEAHIEVMRKAKAGMKEYQLESIFLHHTYMYGGCRHCSYTCICATGDNSAVLHYGHTAAPNDKTLEDGDMALLDMGAEYHFYASDITCSYPINGKFTSDQSLIYNAVLDAHDAVISSMKPGVSWVDMHILSHKVVLESLKKGHILVGNVDDTMVARLGHVFMPHGLGHLLGLDTHDPGGYPEGLERRKEPGLKALRTGRKLQEGMVITVEPGCYFIEALLLPAMKNPETSKFFNKEVINRFIGFGGVRIESDLLVTATGCYNMTKCPRKIQEIEAVMAGAPWPVKKTSITVANGLESKA encoded by the exons ATGGCGTCTTCACTATCACCTCTTCAGGTGAACATGGAACTCCATTTCAAAAACCGTGAAAACCTTCTCAATTCCCTCCGCCAACACCTCTCCCaatcttctcttcctcttcacgGCTTCGTCGTCCTTCAAGGCGGCGACGAACAAACTCGTTACGACACCGATCACCTCGAACTCTTCAG ACAAGAGAGTTACTTCGCTTATTTGTTTGGAGTTAAAGAACCTGGCTTTTATGGAGCTATT gaTGTTGCAAGTGGGGATTCTATCCTATTTGCTCCTAGGTTGCCTGATGAGTATGCTGTTTGGATGGGAAAGATCAAATCAGTTTCCCATTTTAAG GAACATTACAAAGTTACCACTGTCTGCTTTACCGATGAGATTGCGACTGTTTTGCAACAAAAATACCAAGGATCAGGGAAACCCTTGCTCTTTCTTTTGCATGGTCTTAACACAGATAGTAATAATTTTGCTAAACCTGCGGAATTTCAG GGCATTGACAAGTTTGATAAGGATCTGACGACTTTGCATCCTATATTGACTGAATGCCGTGTCATCAAGTCAGATCTGGAAATTGAACTTATTCAGTATGCCAATGATATAAGCTCTGAAGCTCATATTGAG GTTATGAGAAAAGCTAAAGCGGGCATGAAGGAATATCAACTTGAAAGCATTTTTCTTCACCACACCTACATGTATGGTGGATGTCGGCATTGCTCTTATACATGTATTTGTGCTACTGGTGATAATAG TGCTGTTCTACATTACGGCCATACAGCAGCTCCTAATGACAAG ACTTTGGAAGATGGAGACATGGCATTGCTTGATATGGGAGCTGAATACCACTTCTATGCGTCTGACATTACATGTTCTTACCCT ATAAATGGAAAGTTTACCAGTGACCAATCTCTTATATATAAT GCTGTCCTTGATGCTCATGATGCTGTTATCTCTTCAATGAAACCTGGAGTAAGCTGGGTTGATATGCACAT ACTATCACATAAAGTGGTTCTGGAGTCACTGAAGAAGGGACACATTCTTGTCGG CAATGTTGATGACACGATGGTTGCACGCTTGGGTCATGTTTTTATGCCGCACGGTCTGGGGCATTTACTTGGTTTAGATACACATGACCCTGGAGGCTACCCAGag GGCCTGGAAAGAAGAAAGGAACCTGGATTAAAAGCGTTGCGCACGGGCCGAAAGCTCCAGGAAGGAATG GTTATCACAGTGGAGCCTGGATGCTACTTCATTGAAGCTTTGTTACTTCCAGCCATGAAAAATCCAGAAActtccaagttctttaacaagGAAGTGATTAACAGATTTATCGGCTTTGGTGGAGTCCGAATTGAGAGTGATCTG CTTGTTACTGCTACTGGTTGCTACAATATGACAAAGTGTCCCAGAAAAATACAGGAGATTGAAGCAGTGATGGCAGGGGCACCATGGCCAGTCAAGAAGACATCTATTACTGTTGCAAATGGATTGGAAAGCAAAGCCTGA